Proteins encoded together in one Chitinophaga sp. LS1 window:
- a CDS encoding MarC family protein, with protein MFHFDQILAITFTLFAVIDIVGSIPVLISMKEKLGHIDSGKATLASGVLMILFLLVGEPFLKLLSVDVHSFAVAGSIVIFVIGLEMILGVEFFKSEKDTKTGSLIPIAFPLIAGSGTLTTIMSLKANFDQWNILAGILINLIIIYVVLRSLSFIERILGKAGLMVVRKFFGVILLAIAVKIFKSNLNL; from the coding sequence ATGTTTCATTTTGACCAGATCTTAGCCATAACCTTTACACTCTTTGCTGTAATTGATATTGTTGGTTCAATACCCGTTCTCATTTCCATGAAAGAAAAACTCGGTCACATCGATTCGGGCAAGGCGACCCTTGCTTCTGGTGTACTGATGATCCTTTTCTTACTGGTAGGTGAACCTTTCCTGAAATTATTGAGCGTCGACGTACACTCATTTGCCGTAGCTGGTTCGATCGTGATCTTTGTAATTGGTCTTGAAATGATCCTTGGGGTAGAGTTCTTCAAGAGCGAGAAGGATACGAAAACAGGCAGCCTCATTCCCATCGCATTTCCGTTGATTGCGGGTTCCGGTACCCTGACCACCATTATGTCACTGAAGGCAAACTTCGACCAGTGGAACATCTTAGCAGGTATCCTCATCAACCTGATTATCATCTATGTGGTGCTTCGTTCCCTTAGTTTTATTGAAAGAATACTGGGTAAAGCAGGGTTGATGGTGGTGCGTAAGTTCTTCGGTGTCATCCTCCTTGCGATAGCTGTGAAGATATTTAAGAGCAATCTTAACCTGTAG
- a CDS encoding DUF1574 family protein — MMKQFLQTLFIFLIPALLYCVFGVFILPHRLVISNGPNTQQQIDRSFEDVVKEDYELLILGNSRCYRGINPAILSVKAYNFSHDNDSYNQQYYKLQYLLNKRKKIACLVLGVDYFEFNVLSNSRNYAYADYLGKDYERDYKDKVWELKLKHLLENLNPKQLSLLKKSSVKLPFQRENGQYIRYGTAQESDTIHRDIKRLKIQEEYFHKIISLCRENGIKVFLVMPPVRQNELKSYTKDEINEFNAFINRSIDHKTAVYWNFSEDSSFTTKDYTDITHLNEGAADRFSKMLDDSIKSYIAGFK, encoded by the coding sequence ATGATGAAGCAATTTCTACAAACACTATTTATATTCCTGATCCCCGCTTTGCTGTATTGTGTTTTTGGGGTATTTATATTGCCACACCGGCTTGTTATCAGTAATGGCCCTAATACACAACAACAGATTGATCGTTCTTTTGAGGATGTAGTAAAGGAAGATTATGAGCTGCTGATACTGGGAAACAGCAGGTGTTACAGGGGTATAAATCCTGCTATATTATCAGTCAAGGCATATAATTTCTCTCATGATAATGATTCTTACAATCAGCAGTATTATAAGTTGCAATACTTACTCAATAAAAGAAAGAAGATAGCATGTCTGGTATTGGGTGTTGATTATTTTGAGTTTAATGTATTGTCAAATTCACGGAATTATGCTTATGCAGATTATTTAGGAAAAGATTATGAAAGAGATTACAAGGATAAGGTTTGGGAGCTGAAGCTGAAGCATTTATTGGAAAATCTGAATCCAAAGCAGCTAAGTCTGTTGAAGAAGTCCAGCGTAAAACTTCCCTTTCAGCGGGAAAATGGCCAGTATATCAGGTATGGAACAGCACAGGAAAGCGATACCATCCACAGGGATATAAAGAGGTTGAAAATTCAGGAGGAGTACTTTCATAAGATAATTTCACTTTGCCGGGAAAACGGGATAAAGGTTTTTCTGGTGATGCCACCTGTTCGGCAGAATGAATTAAAATCCTATACAAAGGATGAGATAAACGAGTTCAATGCTTTTATCAATAGATCCATTGATCATAAAACGGCTGTTTACTGGAATTTTAGTGAAGATAGTAGCTTTACAACAAAGGATTATACGGATATTACCCACTTAAATGAAGGTGCAGCTGACCGGTTTTCAAAAATGCTTGACGACTCTATAAAGAGTTATATAGCAGGTTTCAAGTAA
- a CDS encoding MBOAT family O-acyltransferase: MFSTFLDYFTGLKMQDQDNQNAKKGWFWLSIIINLGFLGVFKYYNFFAASFADALSHLGVRVNPGTLNILLPVGISFYTFHGLSYVIDIYKGRIKAERNWVDYSLFVSFFPLLVAGPIERATHLLPQVKQERTFDYKKAADGLRQILWGLFKKMVIADNCAIYANDIFNNSAHQSGSTLVLGAIMFAFQIYGDFSGYSDIALGTARLFGFELLQNFAFPYFSRDIAEFWRRWHISLSTWFRDYLYIPLGGSKGGTWMRIRNTMIIFIVSGFWHGANWTFLVWGALNGLYFLPLLVTSKNRNNLGIVAQGKLLPSLKDIFNIALTFALTVLAWVFFRSADIGHAMSYLSGILSPSLFSMPEILPWKIIGLVFIFMMIEWLGRENKYAIESLGLRWKKPVRYAFYYTLIIVILVFAPQEQAFIYFQF, from the coding sequence ATGTTTTCTACATTTTTAGATTATTTCACTGGATTAAAGATGCAGGATCAGGATAACCAAAATGCTAAAAAGGGATGGTTCTGGCTAAGCATAATTATCAATCTCGGCTTTTTGGGCGTATTCAAATACTATAATTTTTTCGCAGCTTCTTTTGCTGATGCGCTTTCACACCTGGGAGTACGGGTCAATCCCGGAACATTGAATATTCTTCTTCCTGTAGGGATCTCTTTTTACACATTCCACGGGCTGTCTTATGTGATAGATATTTATAAAGGAAGAATTAAAGCGGAGAGGAACTGGGTGGATTACTCTCTTTTTGTAAGCTTTTTCCCACTTTTGGTGGCCGGTCCTATTGAAAGAGCGACCCATCTGTTACCGCAGGTTAAACAGGAGCGGACTTTTGATTATAAAAAGGCTGCAGATGGCTTAAGGCAGATACTTTGGGGGCTATTTAAGAAAATGGTGATTGCTGATAATTGTGCTATTTATGCGAACGATATATTTAATAATTCGGCACATCAATCGGGAAGTACGCTGGTACTGGGAGCAATCATGTTTGCTTTCCAGATTTATGGAGACTTTTCCGGGTACTCAGACATAGCATTGGGTACTGCCAGACTCTTTGGATTTGAGCTTTTACAGAATTTTGCCTTCCCTTATTTCTCAAGGGACATTGCTGAGTTCTGGAGGAGGTGGCATATCTCCTTATCCACCTGGTTCAGGGATTATTTATATATCCCATTAGGTGGTAGTAAAGGGGGAACCTGGATGAGGATTCGTAATACCATGATCATTTTTATCGTGAGCGGGTTCTGGCATGGAGCAAATTGGACGTTCCTCGTTTGGGGAGCCTTAAATGGATTATATTTTCTGCCATTGCTTGTGACAAGTAAAAACAGGAATAACCTGGGCATAGTAGCGCAGGGCAAATTATTGCCTTCATTGAAAGATATATTCAATATTGCATTGACCTTCGCATTAACGGTGCTGGCATGGGTCTTTTTCCGATCTGCGGATATTGGGCACGCAATGTCCTATTTGTCAGGCATACTTTCTCCTTCATTATTTTCCATGCCTGAGATATTGCCATGGAAGATCATTGGTCTGGTCTTTATTTTCATGATGATTGAATGGTTAGGGCGAGAGAATAAATATGCAATTGAAAGCCTGGGACTGAGGTGGAAAAAGCCGGTACGATACGCATTTTATTATACATTAATAATTGTCATTTTAGTATTTGCCCCACAAGAGCAGGCGTTTATTTATTTCCAATTTTAA
- a CDS encoding two-component regulator propeller domain-containing protein yields MLKRLICTAIFILSVQLLWGQNYQYHTFRNIAIGPEATTINAFAQDSLGLMWLGTNNGLYSYDGFSVQSHLGKDTSHKTFVYDIIVVNKELMCLAMENGIFFYNYQKDEYEPVPVQFPTDVRTLLLENDNLWIGSFKGLFKYNFTHKKLESVGYKGLSNHTIYSLTRTSDGDILIGTYNGLYCLSADKSQVRQIPLADLHKRSNLFVNALFEDTVRNLIWVGTEGGIYYYDLIKNLAVKLPILQDHSVKSLMTDNRNNLLIGTDAGFYIYDPASEQLEHIVHDARNKGSIVNNIIWSLFADKEANIWLGTDYGISLLQNHNSLQVIPIFDITHEKDGNRFYNIYKDHYGDYWLGGTNGIIRSTSPGGHEISSAWYKMGDKSLPISHNRIRDIFEDTNNNVWVATDGGINRYDRHTKAFVNYNIIDSSQSRNANWAYNIQEDDQQRLWIATYLGGIFVVDRSRLTAAPDVSRQTTTTNFVANKSRQTAAPDFVVDRSRLTTAPIIAVHNFAAHNGLAGNSVNQLTKDPQGNIWALIYNRAVHKINPHNYQVETLMDGSKHPSYMFADDAGVIWIGCPGNIVRIKDGQQKIIPFKADQILSMEQVDANIWISTSEGIWMMDRNTTTVQRFNSGQSAFTSMYYDKDQHAVYLGGADELGIAASVIQPATGAGNQLYLTAMYINGKLSGSIRYKNNIRLSHEQNNLAFAVSDLSYSDPEGTRYVYRITQIDDDWNTLPLNNNLITYTNLSYGHYTLLVSKLDAYGKPFANPLKLSITIIPPWYYTNLAKAIYFLIVVGLVLWAINFFRVRHNLKIERIEKQKTVELTNLKLNFFTDISHELKTPLSLILAPVSQMLAESRSPLKKKQLEGIQQNALKLNALIHRVLNFNRADSSALSALVLSKLELVTFARKLYDSFSNQQISFTFTCNREEIYMDTDVIRTEAIITNLLSNACRYTPEGGAIHLDITQQNNIVAIKVTDTGIGIPVADVPYVFERFFKSSITARNKEGSGIGLYLVRNYAEQLGGYVTIASVEGEGTTVTVSLPIPERVAVPIMGEHKNQHTPSGEQGNHSGEYNIHSKNQNTLSEEQSDLSGEHTIHSKNQHTPSGEQSDLSGEYTIHSKNQHTPSGEQSDLSGEHTIHSKNQNALPEQPGKHPSPKKKILIVDDNHEITDFLHHALAPQYQIKIAHDGKKGESLSLEWQPDLIIVDVMMPVMDGLEMSRRLKKQVMTATIPIILLTAKDDRQTELNSIDLGADAFMSKPFDISILLSRIEQLLKRREDMEHQLRISSLTDPKENKTLSKDEQFLSDITQIIEEKMDDPQFNVQVLSELSFTSSKQLYRKIKQLTSLTPVEYIRSIRMKKAAVLLQQNKFTVAEVMYMVGFSEASYFSKCFQSEFGVTPSQYIKNNT; encoded by the coding sequence ATGTTGAAGCGACTTATTTGTACTGCCATCTTCATATTATCAGTACAATTACTTTGGGGCCAGAACTATCAATACCATACATTCAGGAATATTGCTATCGGGCCTGAAGCTACCACTATTAACGCTTTCGCCCAGGATAGTCTCGGCCTCATGTGGCTGGGTACCAACAATGGCCTCTATAGCTATGACGGCTTTTCTGTACAATCTCACCTTGGTAAGGATACCTCCCATAAAACATTCGTCTACGACATCATCGTCGTCAATAAGGAATTGATGTGCCTGGCCATGGAAAATGGCATCTTCTTTTATAACTACCAAAAAGATGAATATGAACCAGTGCCCGTACAATTCCCAACCGATGTACGCACCCTGCTGCTTGAAAATGATAATCTGTGGATCGGCTCTTTCAAAGGACTGTTTAAATACAACTTCACCCATAAAAAACTGGAAAGCGTCGGCTATAAAGGGTTATCCAACCACACCATTTATTCACTGACCCGTACCAGTGACGGAGACATTTTGATCGGCACTTATAATGGCCTGTATTGCCTTTCGGCAGATAAATCACAGGTCCGCCAGATCCCCTTAGCCGACCTTCATAAACGCAGCAACCTTTTTGTCAACGCTTTATTTGAAGACACGGTGCGTAACCTGATCTGGGTAGGTACAGAAGGGGGCATCTATTATTACGATCTGATTAAAAACCTCGCCGTCAAACTACCCATCCTCCAGGACCATTCTGTAAAGTCATTGATGACTGACAACAGGAATAACCTGCTGATAGGTACCGACGCCGGGTTTTACATATACGACCCCGCCTCTGAGCAATTGGAGCATATTGTACATGACGCCCGCAACAAAGGCTCTATCGTCAATAATATTATCTGGAGCCTGTTTGCCGACAAAGAAGCCAACATTTGGCTGGGTACCGACTACGGCATCTCCCTGTTACAAAACCACAACAGCCTGCAGGTTATCCCCATCTTTGATATCACTCATGAAAAGGATGGGAACCGGTTTTATAATATCTATAAAGATCACTACGGCGATTACTGGCTGGGGGGTACAAATGGTATTATCCGTAGCACCTCTCCGGGAGGCCATGAGATATCATCTGCATGGTATAAGATGGGAGATAAGTCCCTGCCTATTTCGCACAACCGCATCAGGGATATCTTTGAAGATACAAACAACAACGTGTGGGTAGCTACAGATGGTGGTATCAATCGATACGATCGGCACACAAAAGCATTCGTCAATTATAATATTATCGATAGCTCCCAGTCACGTAATGCTAACTGGGCCTATAATATTCAGGAAGACGACCAGCAAAGGTTATGGATCGCTACCTACCTGGGAGGGATTTTTGTGGTGGATAGGTCCCGGCTCACTGCAGCTCCTGATGTATCACGGCAAACGACTACTACCAATTTTGTAGCGAACAAATCACGGCAAACTGCGGCTCCTGATTTTGTTGTAGACAGATCCAGACTCACTACAGCTCCTATTATAGCCGTGCACAACTTCGCTGCTCACAATGGACTGGCCGGCAACTCCGTGAACCAGCTTACAAAAGATCCGCAGGGAAATATCTGGGCATTAATTTATAACAGGGCCGTGCATAAGATCAACCCACACAACTATCAGGTAGAAACCCTGATGGATGGATCAAAGCATCCCTCTTATATGTTCGCAGATGATGCGGGTGTAATCTGGATCGGTTGCCCCGGCAATATCGTCAGAATAAAAGATGGCCAGCAAAAGATTATCCCATTTAAAGCTGACCAGATATTAAGCATGGAACAGGTAGATGCCAATATCTGGATCTCCACCAGTGAAGGTATCTGGATGATGGACAGAAATACCACCACGGTACAGCGATTCAACAGTGGACAATCTGCCTTTACCTCCATGTATTATGATAAGGACCAGCATGCCGTCTACCTGGGAGGAGCTGATGAATTAGGGATCGCGGCATCGGTTATACAACCTGCCACTGGTGCCGGCAATCAGCTGTATCTCACCGCCATGTATATCAATGGTAAACTATCCGGATCTATAAGATATAAGAACAATATCCGCCTGAGTCATGAGCAGAACAACCTTGCTTTCGCCGTTTCTGACCTCAGTTATTCAGATCCTGAAGGCACCCGGTATGTATACAGGATCACGCAAATAGATGATGACTGGAATACATTGCCACTCAATAATAACCTGATTACCTACACAAATCTCAGTTACGGGCATTATACCCTGTTGGTGAGTAAACTCGATGCATATGGAAAACCATTTGCCAATCCATTAAAGCTATCGATCACCATTATTCCACCATGGTATTATACCAATCTGGCGAAAGCGATTTATTTTTTGATCGTGGTCGGACTCGTGCTCTGGGCAATCAACTTCTTCAGGGTAAGGCATAATCTCAAGATCGAGCGTATAGAAAAACAAAAGACGGTAGAGCTGACCAATCTGAAACTCAACTTTTTCACCGATATCTCGCATGAGCTAAAAACGCCCCTCAGTCTGATCCTTGCACCTGTAAGCCAGATGCTGGCAGAAAGCAGAAGTCCGCTGAAAAAGAAGCAACTCGAAGGGATACAGCAAAATGCGCTGAAACTGAATGCTTTAATTCACAGAGTACTGAACTTCAACAGGGCTGATAGCAGTGCGCTTTCCGCCTTGGTATTGTCAAAGCTGGAACTAGTGACTTTCGCCCGAAAGCTGTATGACTCTTTTAGCAACCAGCAGATATCTTTTACTTTCACCTGCAACAGGGAAGAGATTTATATGGATACTGATGTGATCAGAACAGAAGCGATCATCACTAACCTGCTATCTAATGCCTGCCGGTATACGCCTGAAGGAGGGGCTATCCATCTGGATATCACCCAGCAAAACAATATAGTGGCAATAAAAGTAACCGATACTGGTATCGGTATTCCTGTTGCTGATGTGCCATATGTATTTGAGCGATTTTTCAAATCTTCCATTACGGCGAGGAACAAGGAAGGTTCTGGTATAGGGCTTTACCTGGTGAGGAACTATGCGGAACAACTAGGCGGGTATGTCACGATAGCCTCTGTAGAAGGAGAGGGGACTACGGTGACTGTCAGTTTGCCTATTCCTGAAAGAGTGGCCGTTCCCATTATGGGGGAACATAAGAACCAGCACACCCCTTCAGGAGAACAGGGCAACCATTCAGGGGAATATAACATTCATTCAAAAAACCAGAACACCCTTTCAGAAGAACAGAGCGATCTTTCAGGAGAACATACCATCCATTCAAAAAACCAGCACACCCCTTCAGGAGAACAGAGCGATCTTTCAGGGGAATATACCATCCATTCAAAAAACCAGCACACCCCTTCAGGAGAACAGAGCGATCTTTCAGGGGAACATACCATCCATTCAAAAAACCAGAATGCCCTGCCTGAACAACCCGGAAAGCATCCCTCCCCCAAAAAAAAGATCCTCATCGTAGACGACAACCATGAAATAACAGATTTCCTACACCATGCCCTCGCCCCCCAATACCAAATCAAAATCGCCCACGACGGCAAAAAAGGAGAATCCCTCAGCCTCGAATGGCAGCCAGACCTCATCATCGTAGATGTCATGATGCCTGTAATGGACGGCCTTGAAATGAGCAGACGACTCAAAAAACAAGTCATGACCGCCACCATACCTATTATATTATTAACTGCAAAAGACGACCGGCAAACCGAACTAAACAGCATCGACCTTGGCGCCGATGCCTTTATGTCCAAACCTTTTGATATATCTATCCTGCTCTCAAGAATCGAACAACTACTCAAACGCCGGGAAGATATGGAGCACCAACTCCGTATTTCCTCCCTCACTGACCCAAAAGAAAACAAGACCCTATCCAAAGATGAGCAGTTCCTCTCCGATATCACCCAGATCATAGAGGAAAAAATGGACGATCCCCAGTTCAATGTTCAGGTACTCAGTGAACTGAGCTTTACCAGTTCTAAACAACTGTACCGCAAAATAAAGCAACTTACCAGCCTCACCCCGGTTGAATACATCCGCTCCATCAGGATGAAAAAAGCCGCCGTTCTCTTACAACAGAACAAATTTACCGTGGCAGAGGTCATGTATATGGTCGGATTCTCTGAAGCCTCCTATTTCTCCAAATGTTTCCAGTCAGAATTCGGAGTTACACCTTCTCAGTATATTAAAAATAACACATAA